In Chionomys nivalis chromosome 24, mChiNiv1.1, whole genome shotgun sequence, one genomic interval encodes:
- the C24H4orf33 gene encoding UPF0462 protein C4orf33 homolog — MDFKIENTWDGFPVRHEPVCIKLSPGDKGVKMEVSAPFFNDPPAPLGEPGKPFSELWNYEVVEAFFLNDTTEQYLEVELCPHGQHLVLLLSGRRNIWKKELELSFKAFRGETNWEGIALLPWSYFPPNVTRFNSFAIHGSNDRRCYEALYPVPQRELQQGQQPDFHRLEYFKPFSLNTLLGEEWKQPESDVWLKERPDV; from the exons atggattttaaaattgaaaacactTGGGATGGTTTTCCAGTGAGGCATGAGCCAGTGTGTATCAAGCTGAGCCCAGGGGACAAGGGCGTGAAGATGGAGGTTAGTGCTCCATTTTTCAATGATCCTCCAGCTCCTCTTGGAGAACCAGGAAAGCCTTTCAGTGAACTGTGGAATTATGAAG TTGTGGAAGCATTTTTCTTGAATGATACAACTGAGCAGTATTTAGAAGTTGAACTTTGTCC ACATGGACAACATTTAGTTCTTTTACTCTCTGGAAGAAGAAATATTTGGAAA AAAGAGCTTGAGTTATCATTCAAAGCGTTCAGAGGGGAGACAAACTGGGAAGGCATAGCTCTTCTTCCTTGGAGTTATTTTCCACCAAATGTGACAAGATTCAACTCATTTGCAATTCATGGATCAAATGATAGAAGATGTTATGAAGCCCTTTACCCTGTGCCACAGCGTGAACTGCAGCAAGGACAACAGCCTGATTT CCATCGTCTAGAATATTTCAAGCCTTTCAGTCTTAACACGCTGCTTGGAGAAGAATGGAAGCAGCCAGAATCAGACGTGTGGCTAAAAGAGAGACCTGATGTGTAG
- the LOC130866093 gene encoding sequestosome-1-like — protein sequence MPEPEGPSSLDPSQEGPAGLKEAALYPHLPPEADARLIESLSQMLSMGFSDEGGWYPHLPPEADARLIESLSQMLSMGFSDEGGWLTRLLQTENYDIGAARDAIQYSKHPPPL from the coding sequence ATGCCGGAACCAGAAGGGCCAAGCTCTCTAGACCCCTCACAGGAAGGACCCGCAGGGCTGAAGGAAGCTGCTCTGTACCCACATCTCCCACCAGAGGCTGATGCGCGACTGATCGAGTCGCTCTCGCAGATGCTGTCCATgggcttctctgatgaaggtggCTGGTACCCACATCTCCCACCAGAGGCTGATGCGCGACTGATCGAGTCGCTCTCGCAGATGCTGTCCATgggcttctctgatgaaggtggCTGGCTCACTAGGCTTCTACAGACTGAGAATTATGACATCGGAGCTGCTCGGGACGCAATCCAGTATTCAAAGCATCCTCCTCCATTGTGA